The DNA region CCCCGACCGCCTCCGCACCCCCATGATCAAGCGCGACGGCCAGTGGCACACCGCGACCTGGGACGAGGCGTTCGCCGAGATCTCGGCCCGGCTGCTGCCGATCATCGCCGAGCACGGCAAGGACGCGGTTGCCATCTACGCGGGCAACCCGTCGATCCACAACACGTCCACCGCGCTCTATGGCCGCGTGCTCTACAAGGCGCTGTCGACCAAGAACTTCTACTCCGCCAGCACCGTCGACCAGATGCCCAAGCACGTGTCGGCGGGGTACCTGTTCGGCGACCCGATGAGCATTCCCGTCCCCGATGTCGACCGGACGTCGTATCTGATGCTGCTCGGGGCCAACCCCCTGGTGTCCAACGGCAGCCTGATGACCGCGCCGGACATGCGCGGCCGGTTGAAGGCCATCCGCGCCCGCGGCGGCAAGATCGTCGTGCTCGACCCCCGCCGCTCCCGCACCGCCGAGGTGGCCGACGAACACCACGCCATCCGCCCCGGCACCGACGCGCTCCTGCTGTTCGCGCTGGTCAACACCCTCTTCGCGGAGGACTTGGTGGCCCTGGGCGCGCTGGCGGACCAGGTAACCGGCGTCGAGGAAGTCCGAGACCTGGCCGAACCGTTCACCCCGGAAGCGGTCGAGTCGATCACGGGGATTGCGGCCCCCGAGATCCGGCGCCTGGCCCGCGACCTGGCGGGCGCCGAGAGCGCGGCGGTGTACGGCCGGATCGGCACCTCGACACAGGCCTTCGGCACCCTGGCGAGCTGGCTGGTCGACGTACTCAACGTCCTCACCGGCAACCTCGACCGCCCCGGCGGCGCGATGTTCCCCTTGGCCGCGGCAGGCCAGGCCAACGTCCAAACAGGACGACGCCGCGGCTTCGCCCACGGCCGCTGGCGCAGCCGAGTCCGCGACCTCCCGGAAGTCCTCGGCGAATTCCCGGCAGCCACTCTGGCCGACGAGATCCTGACTCCGGGGGAGGGCAAGGTCCGCGCGCTGGTGACGGTGTGCGGCAACCCGATCCTGAGCACCCCGAACTCCGGCAGGCTAGCCGAAGCCCTCGACCAACTCGACTTCATGATCTCGCTGGACGTTTACCTGAACGAGACCAGCAGGCACGCCGACGTCATCCTGCCTGGCCCCTCTCCTCTCCAACGCCCGCACTACGACGTCGCCCTCTACCAGTTCGCCGTACGCAACGTCGCCAACTGGACCGCCGCCGCCCTCCCCGCCGACGGCCCCCAGGAATGGGAAACCCTCCTCCGCCTCACCGGAATCATCACCGGCGCAGGCGCGGATGTGTCGGCACTGGACGACTTCGTGGCAGCCCAAGTCGCCGCCCGCGCAGGCGTAGAACCAGATCCCGCACTGACGGGCCCAGAACGCCTGATCGACCTCCTACTGCGCGGCGGTCCATACAAGGTGACCCTGGCGGAACTGAAGGAAGCCCCACACGGCCTCGACTTCGGCCCGCTGCAACCACGCGTACCCGACGTACTCGCGACGCCAAGCGGCCTGATCGAACTGGCCCCACCAGCGCTGGTCGAAGACGTCCCCCGCCTCGCCGCCGAACTCCACACCGTCCCGAATGGACAGATGCTCCTGATCGGCAGACGTCAACTGGGTTCGAACAACTCCTGGATGCACAACCTGGAACCGTTGGTGCGAGGCAAGAACCGCTGCACAGCCCAGGTAAACCCGGCAGACGCCGAACGACTTGGATTGGTCGACGGCGAAGAGGCGACTGTGCGGTCACGGACGGGGAAGATCCGCGTCCCGGTCGAGGTAACCGACACGATCCGAACCGGCGTGATCAGCATCCCCCATGGCTGGGGCCACGACCTGGACGGAATGCGAACGGCGGTGGCGACAGCCCACGCGGGCGTCAACTCAAACCTGCTGGCAGACGAACTACTCATCGACGCCCTATCAGGAAACGCAGTACTGAACGGCATCCCCGTAGAAGTAACCCCAAACTGACCAACCAACGCACGCGAACCCAAGATCAACCCCACCCAGCCCAACTCGGGCCCCTGTGGGGACCGAAGGTCCTTGCTTGAGGGGACCGAAGGTCCCTGCACTTCCCCCAGCACCCTCGTCCTGGCAATCCCTTATCCGGAAACAGGCCTGTCAATGGTCAGCTTGCTGATCGCGCAGCGACGCCGCAGGCGCCATTGACAGGCCTGTTTCCGGATAAGACGCTGATTGACGAGGGAGCGGCTCGGTCTTCGAAGCCCGAACGAGTGCACTCATCGTCGTACAACGAACGAGCACACTCGTTGGTGTGTTGCGGTTTTAGTCCACTGTGAACGGATCGTAGGTGATCCTGTCCAGAGGGGTTCCGGCTACCAGCATGCGGGAGACTGTTGATCTGATCATGCCTGGGGAGCCTGAGACCAGAACATCCCTGTCCGCCCAAGCTCCGTACCGTGTAACGACATCCGCCAAGGTGCCCTGTTCAACGCCTGGCACGTTGGGTTCCTCTACGACCGGGACCACTGTCAGCCAAGGGTTTACGGCGGCGATGCTCTGCATGTTGGCGACGTCGTACAGGTCTTGGCGGATGCGGCCGCCGATGAAGAGGTGGACGTGGGGGTTCTCGCCCCACTGGGCCAGGTGATCGATGATCGCGCGCATCGGCGACAACCCGGTGCCGCCCGCCACCATCAAGACGTCCCTGCCGCTCTCACGGTCCACAGTTATCCGGCCCATGGGTGGGCCCATTTTCCAAACGTCGCCGATGTGGGCGTGGGCGACTATTGATCGGCTTACCCAGCCGCCTTCGACGCCTCGGATGTGGAAGTCGATGGTGCCGTCGGCGCGGGGGGCGTTGGCTGGAGTCAGGTAGCGCCAGAGGCGGGGGCGTTGGGGGACTTCGACGCTCAAGTACTGGCCGGGTTGATACGGCAAGGGGTAGTGGGGGCGGACTCGGACGACGCCGAGGTCCCAGCCGATGCGTTCGTGGGAGATGACTTCCGCGTGCCAGTAGGCGGGGCCTTCGTCGGAGGCGGCCGCGTCGAGCATGGCGCGGGCCATGATCGTGTAGGCCTCTGCCCACGCGCGTTCGATGTCGTCGGTCCAGGCTGGGCCCGCGAACTTCTTGACCGAGGAGATCAGGGCCATGCCAACGGCCTCATAGTGGGTGCTGACGACACCGAACTTGCGGTGGTCGCGGCCCAATTGCTGCAGGAACGGCACCAAGTCATCCGGGCGGTCGACCATCTGCACGACGTGCACGAGCGCGCGCAGCAGGCGGGAGCGCTGGACCTGCATGTTGGCCGGGAACATCTCGCGGATGGA from Alloactinosynnema sp. L-07 includes:
- a CDS encoding FAD-binding oxidoreductase, producing MTANALVSPIPASQPRTESPTAVSTMVRLVRESFAGVEPHAEQVAQFFYGMLFTIEPSIREMFPANMQVQRSRLLRALVHVVQMVDRPDDLVPFLQQLGRDHRKFGVVSTHYEAVGMALISSVKKFAGPAWTDDIERAWAEAYTIMARAMLDAAASDEGPAYWHAEVISHERIGWDLGVVRVRPHYPLPYQPGQYLSVEVPQRPRLWRYLTPANAPRADGTIDFHIRGVEGGWVSRSIVAHAHIGDVWKMGPPMGRITVDRESGRDVLMVAGGTGLSPMRAIIDHLAQWGENPHVHLFIGGRIRQDLYDVANMQSIAAVNPWLTVVPVVEEPNVPGVEQGTLADVVTRYGAWADRDVLVSGSPGMIRSTVSRMLVAGTPLDRITYDPFTVD
- a CDS encoding molybdopterin-dependent oxidoreductase, giving the protein MRTEQVTCPLCEATCGLDVTIDEDRVTTVRGDAADVFSAGYICPKGASIGALHHDPDRLRTPMIKRDGQWHTATWDEAFAEISARLLPIIAEHGKDAVAIYAGNPSIHNTSTALYGRVLYKALSTKNFYSASTVDQMPKHVSAGYLFGDPMSIPVPDVDRTSYLMLLGANPLVSNGSLMTAPDMRGRLKAIRARGGKIVVLDPRRSRTAEVADEHHAIRPGTDALLLFALVNTLFAEDLVALGALADQVTGVEEVRDLAEPFTPEAVESITGIAAPEIRRLARDLAGAESAAVYGRIGTSTQAFGTLASWLVDVLNVLTGNLDRPGGAMFPLAAAGQANVQTGRRRGFAHGRWRSRVRDLPEVLGEFPAATLADEILTPGEGKVRALVTVCGNPILSTPNSGRLAEALDQLDFMISLDVYLNETSRHADVILPGPSPLQRPHYDVALYQFAVRNVANWTAAALPADGPQEWETLLRLTGIITGAGADVSALDDFVAAQVAARAGVEPDPALTGPERLIDLLLRGGPYKVTLAELKEAPHGLDFGPLQPRVPDVLATPSGLIELAPPALVEDVPRLAAELHTVPNGQMLLIGRRQLGSNNSWMHNLEPLVRGKNRCTAQVNPADAERLGLVDGEEATVRSRTGKIRVPVEVTDTIRTGVISIPHGWGHDLDGMRTAVATAHAGVNSNLLADELLIDALSGNAVLNGIPVEVTPN